The genomic region CACATGGCTTCCAGATAACAAATCATCTGTAATTATAAGCATTTAGCATGTAAAAGAGTTCATACAGGTTGAATTACAGTCTAAATGTGTCACATGTGGTAAACATATAAGGATACTGTTTGAATAGGTTGAACAAGTAAAAAGCCGAGTAATTGACTAGTCAGCTCGATTTGACCTGCCCGTTTACATTTTCGTTAAAAAATTACCCAATTAGTAAAAAACTAAACGCACGTGACCCATTATTTCTAAAATCATCTCTCGAAAATTCTATACCTTTGCCCATATGGGACAAATTACCAGTTTCAGAAGATTTTTTAGCCACTGTAGAAGGATCATTCCGTATAATTTCAGGGTCAGTAAGAGCAGCAGGTGAGGTTTGAAATGATGATGTATCATTTGAGAGCACCGGGGCTGTTATATACAGCAAACTGATCAATTTTACACAAAACAATACTATAAAGTAAGGGTCCTATGGCACAATTTGGTCATTTACTAACCAACTTTTGGAGCCTTTTGCGGATATGGATGAGCAGCTTTCCGTTTTGGACGAGGAGGTGGCAGATGTTCATTAGTGCCACTTTTTTGAACCTTCAAAAAGTACTTCTGTGCATGACTACGAATCTGCATAAGTCACTCACCTCCTTTTAGTTATGCATATTAAAAGAAAATTCTAAAATGTTATACTTAAACTCTTTCAGAAATAAGATTTAGTAGTATTAATGGAAAAAAGTTTCACTTGAAACCTTTATCTTATGCCCAAATATGAAAAGAAAAGAAATGAAAGTGAAAAACTCACCTGGATGACAGTCTTTGAACCTATGAAAGCTTCAATTTTCTTCCAATCTCGATCAAAGCTGCAAACAAATAAGTTACAAAAAAAGGTAGCTGATCCACAATAAGAGTAATTTAGGAACTAATATCCACATATGTATGTGGGGCCAAATTAGAGAAAGCAATCAGGGGTTAATCAGAAACTTCAATCCCTAGTCCATGCTCCCTATGACGGTCCTTGTCAAGGAAAAGGTAACAACAAGAGAAGCTTAGCTCTTCGGGGTAGAAAGAATACTCCGTATAGATTATGCATACAAAGATTAACAGCAATGAAAAGTATCCTCCCTAAACTTCAAATTATGGGCGTAACTGGCAAATAGAAAATACTTGAAACATTTTGAGGTCAATTTTCTATCTCCTGAAATAACTCTGTATCTGTTATGTCGGATTACAAAATCTAAAATTAATCCTCTGACGTTCATTGATGGTAAGGGGTGGCACAAGTGAATGAGGAACAGTACTCTTTTAAACTCAAGTAAACGATGAACTTCAGGAAAAGGAAAGGGAGAAGAGCTAAAAGTTGAAAAGTTTAGGATCTGACTCAGTAGTTCTCGGGTTTAAAAGATAAACACATCACTACATGTGCTGATGTGTTTCCAACCAAATGAAATTTGAGGCGATACGTTACAGTTGATAGCGACACAACCATGTTTAACATGTGACAAAAGCAAAGATACAAAAAATATCTCATCCTCATATCCACAGAAGTAATTGATCTGATTTTCAACCTAATTATCACTGATTCTATCTTCAGAATACACAATACACGGGTAATATATTGACATCTTACATAGTCGTATTTCTATTCTGCACTCACAATTGCAACATCCCCTAAACATGAATACAATCACTAGTAATTTCAACATCCCCTAAACATGAAACCCTAACTTAATTATGATGGAATAGGCTCTCAGCTCCATTATCAAGGCTCTTATATATTCCCGAATGTTTGTAAATCAACACCAAACCCTAAGTTTCACATCTACAAGTAATACATAATCTACAATTAATTAAAAGGTTAAATTAAATTAAGCAAATTGATATCAAACCCTAAATAAACAAATACATTTCAGCAGCTCAACTGACTAAAAGCTAAACAcatgcatatatatacatatacatctacATGAAAATTAAACATATATAATACAGTAAGTAGTTAAATACTCACAGTTGAAGTGCTTCAAGGAACTTATCATGTTCCGGTTCGGTCCAGCTTTCTCTGGATTTAGTAATGGTGTAGGGCTTTCTGATCTTTTTCGAGGCGTCATCAATCGGTGAGTTTATTGACGGCGGAGTAACGGCGCCAGTGGTGGTGGAGATGGAGCCGGTAGTAGGTGGAGCCATGCCCATTGGATTTAGGTAAAACGAATAGCGGAATTGAATTCAATTATATTGATACATGTGATGATTTGTCTGTGTGTTTTGGTGGTGTAATTAGTGTGTGTATTCTGTTTGGTTACGCTGTGAACGATGATGAGGGAGGAAGAAATGCTGTGGCTTGGTTTTGTGAAGGCTATGATTACCTGTGACGCGACCCTACTGTAAGTATCTATACATCGCTGATATTTACAGCCATATACATAAATATCTAAAAATATCTCTTCAATAGAAAGTTACACTTTTAGTCCTTGTGTTTGTAAATAAGTGGCTAGTTGAGTCTAGTGATTTATTGTGTTGTTTAGGTCCAAAATGAAATGTTTGCCTAATTTGAATTAACAAGCGGAGTGGtcagccgcgcgttgcggcggtcaCCCCTCGTTTACGTTAAAAAAATTTGTAGCATCCAATTATATATTCTAATAAGAATATATTAAAGCAAAGCAGTTAACGTAACATATAAGACAATAATTCGTTTTAACATATTAAACATCTAATACAATTGCAAAGAAACATATTATTGCAAAGAAACGTATTGTCATATATTACTATATGGGTTGTAACAAATTAATTATCCTGAGCTGTTCAAATTATGTTGTATAATAtttgtttttaaaatgtatcaaattaattgttataaatattactatataacacgtaaataaatttttatacacgtaataaaaattactccgtataaaTTAGGAAGAATGATTTAATAAGGTTTGAAATTTCAAGTTAGAAAAGAATGACCCAATTTTGATGTaatttataattgtaattgtaatataATATGTGTTACACATTAAAAGAATATTTTATTAatgactccaagtctttaattgGAGTAAGGGCTATATCTATGTAGCTAGTATTAAAAAAAGTCATCACGTGTTCCCTTCTCTATTCCTCTCTTACTTGAAAACCTATCC from Rutidosis leptorrhynchoides isolate AG116_Rl617_1_P2 chromosome 9, CSIRO_AGI_Rlap_v1, whole genome shotgun sequence harbors:
- the LOC139867243 gene encoding protein REVEILLE 6-like isoform X1, which translates into the protein MGMAPPTTGSISTTTGAVTPPSINSPIDDASKKIRKPYTITKSRESWTEPEHDKFLEALQLFDRDWKKIEAFIGSKTVIQIRSHAQKYFLKVQKSGTNEHLPPPRPKRKAAHPYPQKAPKVAPVLSNDTSSFQTSPAALTDPEIIRNDPSTVAKKSSETDDLLSGSHVGPVNCCSSNESAPKPRPTNEIHEQRTHCLPPLRVLPDFAQVYGFIGSVFDPNAIGHVQRLKKMDPIDVETVLLLMRNLSINLTSPDFEDHRRLLSTYEVDLDKENSDDAVNILVNCQPDQVGHFGYASLLLP
- the LOC139867243 gene encoding protein REVEILLE 6-like isoform X2 is translated as MGMAPPTTGSISTTTGAVTPPSINSPIDDASKKIRKPYTITKSRESWTEPEHDKFLEALQLFDRDWKKIEAFIGSKTVIQIRSHAQKYFLKVQKSGTNEHLPPPRPKRKAAHPYPQKAPKVAPVLSNDTSSFQTSPAALTDPEIIRNDPSTVAKKSSETDDLLSGSHVGPVNCCSSNESAPKPRPTNEIHEQRTHCLPPLRVLPDFAQVYGFIGSVFDPNAIGHVQRLKKMDPIDVETVLLLMRNLSINLTSPDFEDHRRLLSTYEVDLDKENSDDAVNILVNCQPDQVGHFGT